In one window of Solanum pennellii chromosome 2, SPENNV200 DNA:
- the LOC107010381 gene encoding uncharacterized protein LOC107010381 translates to MDQILQNTLFFIIIIIIVSIFSPNSYGRELRPSEHGLPYQHSSYPTAKSTDPELHSFFAGTGEKTPSSLPEARNLTLWDNSGDQMSRDSNRKDHVRQVLLVSSFVCGAAGVVLLAVSAVVFAVRLRKRKHRETSLSTLGSTSVVNVVNK, encoded by the coding sequence atggaTCAAATTTTACAAAACACTCTCTtctttatcatcatcatcataattgTCTCCATTTTTTCCCCCAATTCATACGGCAGAGAACTCCGTCCATCGGAGCACGGATTACCATATCAACACTCATCATATCCAACCGCAAAATCTACAGATCCAGAATTACATTCATTCTTCGCCGGCACCGGAGAGAAAACACCCTCTTCGCTACCGGAGGCTAGGAATTTGACCTTGTGGGATAATTCCGGCGATCAAATGTCACGTGACAGCAACCGTAAAGATCACGTGAGACAAGTGCTATTGGTTTCCAGCTTTGTTTGTGGAGCAGCCGGCGTCGTTTTGCTCGCCGTTTCGGCGGTTGTTTTTGCCGTTAGGCTACGAAAGAGAAAGCACAGAGAGACTTCGTTGTCAACGTTAGGGTCAACGTCAGTGGTTAACGTCGTTAATAAATGA
- the LOC107008716 gene encoding ADP-ribosylation factor GTPase-activating protein AGD12-like codes for MSQRPSALTRPTSSKRRLKDLLLQKDNRVCADCGSPDPKWASTNIGVFICLKCCGVHRSLGTHISKVLSVTLDEWSDDEIDAMVEVGGNASANSIYEAYIPEGISKPGADASHEQRSKFIRSKYERQEFLKPSLRILSNQKKGSLKTSLSNKITDSFRSSSSTSQKSEGMVEFIGMLKVKVIKGTNLAIRDMLSSDPYVVLNLGKQKVQTSVVKSNLNPIWNEEVMLSVPQDYGVVRLQVYDHDTFSADDIMGEAEIDIQPMITSAMAFGDAGMFGNMQIGKWLKSNDNALLDDSTVNIVDGKVKQEVNLKLQNVESGDLELELEWIPLDQ; via the exons ATGAGCCAGCGCCCGTCTGCACTTACAAGACCAACTTCAA GCAAGAGAAGATTGAAAGACCTTTTGCTTCAAAAAGATAATCGTGTGTGTGCTGATTGTGGTTCTCCAGACCCTAAATGGGC GTCGACCAATATTGGTGTTTTCATATGCTTAAAATGCTGTGGTGTGCACAGAAGCCTTGGAACTCACATTTCAAAA GTTTTGTCTGTGACATTGGATGAATGGtctgatgatgaaattgatgcaATGGTTGAGGTCGGAGGTAATGCTTCAGCAAATTCAATCTATGAAGCTTATATTCCTGAAGGCATTTCAAAGCCAGGAGCAGATGCTAGCCATGAGCAGCGTTCTAAATTCATTAG GTCCAAGTATGAGCGACAAGAATTCTTGAAACCAAGCTTGCGTATATTGTCAAATCAGAAAAAAGGATCTCTCAAAACAAGTTTATCTAACAAGATCACAGACAGCTTTCGAAGTTCGAGTTCAACTTCACAAAAATCT GAAGGCATGGTAGAATTTATTGGAATGCTGAAGGTTAAAGTAATTAAAGGCACAAACTTAGCCATCAGAGATATGCTCTCAAGTGATCCTTATGTTGTCCTGAATCTTGGGAAACAG AAAGTGCAAACAAGTGTAGTAAAGAGCAATTTAAATCCAATTTGGAATGAGGAAGTAATGCTTTCTGTTCCACAAGATTACGGAGTTGTAAGACTG CAAGTATACGATCATGATACATTCTCTGCTGATGATATAATGGGGGAAGCCGAGATAGACATCCAGCCTATGATAACATCTGCCATGGCATTTGGGGATGCTGGAATGTTTGGTAACATGCAGATTGGAAAATGGCTAAAATCAAATGATAATGCCCTGCTGGATGATAGCACTGTAAACATCGTGGACGGGAAGGTGAAGCAAGAAGTAAATCTTAAGCTACAAAATGTTGAATCTGGAGATCTTGAATTAGAATTAGAGTGGATCCCTCTTGACCAATAG